The Streptococcus parasanguinis genomic sequence CATACAATTTTTCATGGCTGCGAAGACTCGGCGTATAGCCACCTGCTGCTAAGACTGCTTTATCTTTAGGGATAGCCTGTAGGGTCTTTTCGAGCCCATCAAAATAGTCTTTACGTGTTTGATAGTATTGGATTTCAAAATTCCAATTATGCGTGAAACTGTATAAAATGGTGCTTGAAAAAATGATGGAAGAAGCTAGTAGAGCCACCAATACATTATCTGATGCCAACTGATTCTTGCTTAATTGATCGATAGACAATAAAGCCATCAAAAACAGAAGCGTGACCGAACCATAGCTATACTGAAAACCAATATCATATTGGTAAGGCCAATCCATCAATAAATTAATGAGAAAAAGGGGCAACATCAGAAAATAGGTAGACCAACGTCGCTGAATCAGTGGTAAAAAGCTAAAAGGAAATAGAACCAAAAAGAGGTAACCAAGTCGTTTCGCTGTAAATAGACTTCCCAAAACATAAAGCGGATTTAGGACTACATTTTTCACAACCATCAGGAGGCCGTTTTCGCCACTCAATAATAGATTATTGTATCGAGAAACCATAGCTCCCTCGCCATATCTTGCTAAGAGGAACATGGCAAATGCAAAATAAAGTATCGGTAAGGCAAACAGGCTGAGATACAACCACTTTTTAAACTTGGCCTCGAAGGTAAAACGATGTTGAAAAGCAAAATAAAGTCCTAAGGACAGCACGTAGACAAAGGCATCCTCTTTCACAAAGAGAAGCAATAAGGTGATGAAAAGAGTTCTGCCACGCCACTGAGAGATCAGGCTGTAGAACAACCAAAGTATCAATGGAGGCAAAAAACAATTTTCATGCAAATGGAATCCACCACTCGTTGTCATGACCGGAGTCACAAAAAAGAGGGCAAGCACGAGTGGCTTCATGACTTTTGGCAATTGTATTTTCTTTAGAATCAAACAAAGCGGGATAACTGCAGAAAAGACAATCACTGTTTGAGCGATATCTAATGTTTCCACATAAGGAAATAGCATATAGAAGGGCAAAATCAAATAATAAATAGGAGAAATATGGACTCCGAAATGCGATAAGGCCCTATCTCTTTCAAGGGTGGTAACTTGTGAAAAATCATGTCTCATTCTCTCAAACATCTGTGAAAAGATTCCAATATCAAAAGAAGAGACCGCGTTGGCTTTAATCTTATAATAGGCAACAATCGATAGATAGAGCACATAGAAAAT encodes the following:
- a CDS encoding DUF2079 domain-containing protein gives rise to the protein MKLAKTMNLNYLWLLLGSYFVAMMVNLLSFSTKELFLELGKVGWAHTVLALLISYPILWFLTESKKYICIQKLNLWFAAGILLISILKSPSLFMSLGLVLLSLVLFLYFYLGKEKIAYIFLAVDVLSFPKLLLQTSANLQDKELGIFTFTISESKLPTLIWPVLVAVLVAVLIGFLLSKVSLAKVNETWVRRLTVVTIIGGIFYVLYLSIVAYYKIKANAVSSFDIGIFSQMFERMRHDFSQVTTLERDRALSHFGVHISPIYYLILPFYMLFPYVETLDIAQTVIVFSAVIPLCLILKKIQLPKVMKPLVLALFFVTPVMTTSGGFHLHENCFLPPLILWLFYSLISQWRGRTLFITLLLLFVKEDAFVYVLSLGLYFAFQHRFTFEAKFKKWLYLSLFALPILYFAFAMFLLARYGEGAMVSRYNNLLLSGENGLLMVVKNVVLNPLYVLGSLFTAKRLGYLFLVLFPFSFLPLIQRRWSTYFLMLPLFLINLLMDWPYQYDIGFQYSYGSVTLLFLMALLSIDQLSKNQLASDNVLVALLASSIIFSSTILYSFTHNWNFEIQYYQTRKDYFDGLEKTLQAIPKDKAVLAAGGYTPSLRSHEKLYDIFYHNDKKLDSKIDIVVVPREMQEEKKGYSETATLNLYKESGYKESNLSTKDVLILEK